A window of Streptomyces marispadix contains these coding sequences:
- a CDS encoding histidinol-phosphate transaminase, giving the protein MTGIEQLPVRDELRGKTPYGAPQLDVPVRLNTNENPYPLPEELVRRIGERVTEAARTLNRYPDRDALELRSALAAYLSRTAGHEVSREQVWAANGSNEVIQQLLQTFGGPGRSALGFEPSYSMHCLISRGTGTGWLPGPRREDFTVDTEAAVRAIAEHAPEVVFVCSPNNPTGTAVDRDTVVALYDAAQAAGPSMVIVDEAYGEFSHRPSLLPLIEGRPNLVVSRTMSKAFGAAGLRLGYLAADPAVVDAVQLVRLPYHLSAVTQATALAALEHTGTLLGYVERLKDERDRLVRELRALGLEVTESDANFIQFGRFEDAQATWRALLEHGVLVRDNGVPGRLRVTAGTPEENDAFLDAVRAVTKESIR; this is encoded by the coding sequence GTGACCGGCATCGAACAGCTCCCCGTCCGGGACGAGTTGCGCGGCAAGACCCCGTACGGCGCCCCGCAGCTCGACGTGCCCGTACGGCTGAACACCAACGAGAATCCGTACCCCCTGCCCGAGGAGCTGGTGCGGCGCATCGGCGAGCGCGTCACCGAGGCCGCGCGCACCCTGAACCGCTACCCGGACCGCGACGCTCTGGAGCTGCGTTCCGCGCTCGCCGCTTATCTCTCCCGCACGGCGGGCCATGAGGTCTCCCGTGAGCAGGTCTGGGCGGCCAACGGCTCCAACGAGGTCATCCAGCAGCTTCTTCAGACCTTCGGCGGGCCCGGCCGAAGCGCCCTCGGCTTCGAGCCGTCCTACTCGATGCACTGCCTCATCTCCCGTGGCACCGGCACGGGTTGGCTGCCGGGCCCGCGCCGTGAGGACTTCACCGTCGACACCGAAGCGGCCGTGCGGGCGATCGCGGAGCACGCCCCGGAGGTCGTCTTCGTCTGCTCGCCGAACAACCCCACGGGCACCGCCGTCGACCGCGACACCGTCGTGGCGCTCTACGACGCGGCCCAGGCGGCGGGGCCCTCGATGGTGATCGTCGACGAGGCGTACGGCGAGTTCTCCCACCGGCCCTCGCTGCTGCCGCTGATCGAGGGCCGCCCGAACCTCGTGGTCAGCCGTACGATGTCGAAGGCGTTCGGGGCGGCCGGGCTGCGCCTGGGCTATCTCGCCGCCGATCCCGCCGTCGTCGACGCGGTGCAGCTCGTACGGCTGCCGTACCACCTCTCGGCGGTCACACAGGCCACCGCGCTCGCCGCCCTCGAACACACCGGCACACTGCTCGGCTATGTCGAACGGCTCAAGGACGAGCGTGACCGGCTGGTTCGGGAGCTGCGGGCCCTCGGGCTCGAAGTCACCGAGTCCGACGCCAACTTCATCCAGTTCGGCCGGTTCGAGGACGCTCAGGCCACCTGGCGCGCCCTGCTGGAGCACGGAGTCCTCGTGAGGGACAACGGAGTGCCGGGACGGCTGCGGGTGACCGCGGGCACGCCCGAAGAGAACGACGCGTTCCTCGACGCGGTACGCGCAGTGACGAAGGAGAGCATCCGATGA
- a CDS encoding ABC transporter ATP-binding protein, protein MGTGTRQQTAESVRTPTRAAVRIADLVKTYPVSVRRSAGFPLGLLRRSPRTPDAAGSVTDGSGLGTGSRAGVRACDGVTFDVRQGEVFGLLGPNGAGKSTVVRQLTGLLRPDSGTVEVLGHDLVRHPERAARVLAHLGQESVALDELTVALAAETTARMRGLDAADARRERDDVLDELGLCALAGRPLRKLSGGQRRLACVAAALVGERPLLVLDEPTTGMDPVARRAVWSAVERRRKERGTTVVLVTHNVMEAETVLDRVAVLDRGRVIACDTPGGLKSLVGGDVRLELVWRDRPPLEVPQVADLAGRATVSGRRWTLRMAPGAARAAVDVVTGGPAFAALDDFSLATPSLEDVYLALGGSGEGLVKA, encoded by the coding sequence GTGGGAACCGGCACGCGGCAGCAGACGGCGGAGAGCGTACGAACGCCGACACGGGCCGCTGTGCGCATAGCGGACCTGGTCAAGACGTATCCCGTGAGCGTGCGCCGGTCCGCAGGGTTCCCCCTCGGCCTGCTACGGAGGTCCCCGAGGACGCCGGACGCCGCGGGCTCGGTGACCGACGGTTCCGGTCTCGGTACCGGTTCCCGTGCGGGGGTGCGCGCGTGCGACGGGGTCACCTTCGACGTACGGCAGGGCGAGGTCTTCGGCCTGCTCGGGCCCAATGGAGCGGGCAAGTCCACCGTCGTAAGGCAGTTGACGGGTCTGCTGCGGCCCGACTCGGGCACGGTGGAGGTCCTCGGGCACGATCTGGTACGCCATCCGGAGCGTGCCGCGCGGGTCCTCGCGCATCTCGGCCAGGAGTCCGTGGCGCTGGACGAGTTGACCGTCGCCCTGGCCGCGGAGACCACCGCTCGGATGCGCGGCCTTGACGCCGCCGACGCCCGGCGTGAACGGGACGACGTACTGGACGAGCTGGGCCTGTGCGCCCTCGCGGGCCGTCCCCTCAGGAAGCTCTCCGGCGGGCAGCGCCGACTGGCGTGCGTCGCCGCGGCGCTGGTCGGCGAACGGCCGCTGCTCGTACTCGACGAACCGACGACCGGCATGGACCCCGTCGCCCGGCGGGCGGTGTGGTCGGCGGTCGAGCGCAGACGCAAGGAGCGCGGAACGACGGTGGTGCTGGTGACGCACAACGTCATGGAGGCCGAGACCGTCCTCGACCGGGTCGCGGTCCTCGACCGTGGCCGCGTGATCGCCTGCGACACCCCCGGCGGGCTGAAGTCGCTCGTCGGCGGCGACGTACGGCTCGAACTGGTCTGGCGGGACCGCCCGCCCCTCGAAGTGCCGCAGGTCGCGGACCTCGCCGGGCGTGCCACGGTCTCCGGCCGCCGCTGGACGCTGCGAATGGCGCCAGGGGCGGCTCGCGCCGCGGTGGACGTCGTCACCGGCGGGCCCGCGTTCGCGGCCCTCGACGACTTCTCGCTGGCCACCCCCAGCCTGGAGGACGTGTATCTCGCGCTGGGCGGCAGCGGGGAAGGTCTGGTGAAGGCGTGA
- a CDS encoding LON peptidase substrate-binding domain-containing protein, whose protein sequence is MTTALPLFPLNSVLFPGLVLPLNIFEQRYRALMRDLLKIPEDTPRRFGVVAIRDGREVAQTSTGLPESAPPQGAEPMAGFGPDPMTSFYTVGCVADASTIRERTGTGSGTGSGTGGGPGSGAAGGTGSGPDDASVDEDEAAHDDPGYEVLATGTTRFRLLSVDTSGPYLTGEIEELPEEEGDGAGTLSSGVLRAFRGYQKRLASARERTLAAGQELPDDPSVVSYLVAAATILDTPTKQRLLQAPDTATRLADELKILRRETAVIGKLPSLPAADLTRSPTSPN, encoded by the coding sequence GTGACAACCGCGCTTCCGCTCTTCCCCCTCAACTCGGTGCTGTTCCCTGGTCTTGTGCTGCCGTTGAACATCTTCGAGCAGCGGTACCGCGCGCTGATGCGGGACCTGCTGAAGATCCCCGAGGACACGCCCCGCCGCTTCGGTGTCGTCGCCATCCGCGACGGCCGCGAGGTCGCACAGACCTCGACGGGCCTGCCGGAGAGCGCGCCGCCGCAGGGCGCCGAGCCGATGGCCGGGTTCGGACCCGATCCGATGACGTCCTTCTACACGGTGGGCTGCGTCGCCGACGCCTCCACGATCCGCGAACGTACGGGCACGGGGAGCGGTACGGGCTCCGGCACCGGCGGGGGACCGGGCTCCGGCGCGGCCGGCGGCACCGGCTCCGGCCCTGACGACGCGTCCGTCGACGAGGACGAGGCCGCCCACGACGACCCGGGCTACGAGGTGCTGGCCACCGGCACCACACGCTTCCGGCTTCTCTCGGTGGACACGAGCGGCCCGTATCTCACGGGCGAGATCGAGGAGTTGCCGGAGGAGGAGGGCGACGGCGCGGGGACTTTGTCCTCCGGTGTGCTGCGGGCGTTCCGCGGTTACCAGAAGCGTCTCGCGAGCGCCCGGGAGCGCACCCTGGCCGCCGGTCAGGAGCTGCCTGACGACCCGTCGGTCGTCTCGTATCTCGTGGCCGCGGCGACCATCCTCGACACCCCGACCAAGCAGCGCCTCCTCCAGGCCCCGGACACCGCGACGCGGCTCGCGGACGAGCTGAAGATCCTGCGCCGCGAGACGGCCGTGATCGGAAAGCTGCCCTCGCTCCCGGCGGCCGACCTCACGCGCAGCCCGACAAGCCCCAACTGA
- a CDS encoding oxidoreductase, which yields MSEPVDSREPPSWLTRAEWGMWQAFLNGSEYDLRSGEAELDDPNGDQVWGPDRTVRARVISLLLLHGPPPLLGRVASLHVSGAHITDVLDLSGGIIEPYFELRQCRFEKEVRMAEARMHTARLVDCYIPRLEAARLNTDGDLHLPRCSIPEGVKLTDATIGTDLMLNEATIGSGRRIRAIAADGITVSQELQASLLVTDGEVSLRGATIGSSLHMFGSVLRNTKGRYALHAPQMTVEHVASFADANRGRSSQLQGGATPASGTPVSFAEGGSRWRTKRFECTGGVVLDDGRFGSSLVIENARFELKRDQELSLRRIQTPELNFTPRAPERGLVVLSGATVEKLLDRVGSWPRDQRLWMAGFTYQQAIPKEGHFNVRERLRWLAAATPEYSPLPYEQLALMYRNSGEDTNARAVLLAKQRRRRETLPLVGKVWGYLQDWTVAYGYRPAQAALWMALLWAASAMYFGVHRPEPLKGNESPHWNAALYALDLLLPVITLGQDNAWDPAGLPQWVAAGLILLGWILATTVATGATRLLRRQ from the coding sequence GTGAGCGAGCCGGTGGACTCAAGAGAGCCGCCTTCCTGGCTGACGAGGGCCGAGTGGGGCATGTGGCAGGCGTTCCTCAACGGCAGCGAGTACGACCTGCGCAGCGGCGAAGCCGAACTCGACGACCCCAACGGCGACCAGGTCTGGGGACCGGACCGCACCGTGCGCGCCCGCGTCATCTCGCTGCTGCTGCTGCACGGACCGCCGCCGCTGCTGGGGCGCGTGGCGTCGCTGCACGTCTCGGGCGCCCACATCACCGACGTGCTCGACCTGTCGGGCGGCATCATCGAGCCGTACTTCGAGCTGCGGCAGTGCCGCTTCGAGAAGGAGGTGCGGATGGCGGAGGCGCGGATGCACACCGCGCGCCTCGTCGACTGCTACATACCGCGGCTGGAGGCGGCCCGGCTGAACACCGACGGCGATCTCCATCTGCCGCGCTGCTCGATACCCGAGGGCGTCAAGCTCACCGACGCCACCATCGGCACCGACCTGATGCTCAACGAGGCCACCATCGGCAGCGGGCGCCGGATACGCGCCATAGCCGCCGACGGCATCACCGTCTCCCAGGAACTACAGGCGAGCCTGCTGGTCACCGACGGCGAAGTGAGCCTGCGCGGCGCGACGATCGGCAGTTCGCTGCACATGTTCGGCTCGGTGCTGCGCAACACCAAGGGCCGCTACGCCCTGCACGCCCCGCAGATGACCGTCGAGCACGTGGCGAGCTTCGCCGACGCCAACCGGGGCCGCTCCTCCCAGCTACAGGGCGGCGCCACTCCCGCGTCCGGCACCCCCGTCTCCTTCGCCGAGGGCGGCAGCCGCTGGCGTACGAAGCGCTTCGAGTGCACGGGCGGAGTGGTGCTGGACGACGGCAGGTTCGGCTCGTCACTCGTCATCGAGAACGCCCGCTTCGAACTCAAGCGGGACCAGGAGCTGTCCCTGCGGCGCATCCAGACACCGGAGTTGAACTTCACGCCGCGTGCGCCCGAGCGCGGCCTCGTCGTGCTCTCCGGCGCCACCGTGGAGAAGCTGCTGGACCGCGTCGGAAGCTGGCCGAGGGACCAGCGGCTGTGGATGGCGGGCTTCACCTACCAGCAGGCCATCCCCAAGGAGGGCCACTTCAACGTCCGCGAGCGGCTGCGCTGGCTGGCCGCGGCCACGCCTGAGTACTCGCCGCTTCCCTACGAGCAGTTGGCGCTGATGTACCGCAACAGCGGCGAGGACACCAACGCCCGTGCGGTGCTCCTCGCCAAGCAGCGCCGGCGCCGCGAGACGCTGCCGCTGGTGGGCAAGGTATGGGGCTACTTACAGGACTGGACGGTCGCATACGGATACCGCCCGGCGCAGGCCGCGCTGTGGATGGCGCTGCTGTGGGCGGCGAGCGCCATGTACTTCGGGGTGCATCGGCCCGAACCGCTCAAGGGCAACGAGTCGCCGCACTGGAACGCCGCGCTGTACGCGCTCGATCTGCTGCTGCCCGTCATCACGCTCGGGCAGGACAACGCCTGGGATCCGGCGGGCCTTCCGCAGTGGGTCGCTGCCGGGCTGATCCTCCTCGGCTGGATCCTCGCCACGACCGTGGCGACGGGCGCGACGCGGCTGCTTCGCCGTCAGTGA
- a CDS encoding ABC transporter permease yields MRAPAGEAPVPLAPRARLWPAMAAVYRAQLSRARVARVPLLFVATFQSLGIMVLMRGVVDGGAESRAVVAGSAVLVVAFVALNLLAQYFGQLRAGGGLDHYATLPVPAAAVVLGAAGAYASFTVPGVVVTAVVGGVMYQLPLGGLWLLVAVVPLAGAALAGLGAALGLLAPKPEIATLCGQLGMSAALLLGVLPGDRLPQPVGLLRDLLPSTYGVEALTRAFETRPDWLHAALDLGVCAAVGVASLALATWAYRRAAVR; encoded by the coding sequence GTGCGCGCCCCGGCCGGTGAGGCTCCCGTTCCGCTGGCGCCCCGCGCCCGGTTGTGGCCCGCGATGGCCGCCGTCTACCGGGCGCAGCTCTCCCGTGCGCGGGTCGCCCGCGTACCGCTGCTGTTCGTGGCGACGTTCCAGTCGCTGGGGATCATGGTGCTGATGAGGGGCGTCGTCGACGGCGGCGCGGAGTCGCGGGCGGTGGTCGCCGGGTCCGCGGTTCTGGTGGTGGCGTTCGTGGCGCTGAATCTGCTGGCCCAGTACTTCGGGCAGCTGCGTGCGGGCGGCGGACTCGACCACTACGCGACGCTTCCGGTGCCCGCGGCGGCGGTCGTACTCGGGGCGGCGGGTGCGTACGCGTCGTTCACGGTGCCGGGGGTCGTGGTGACCGCCGTCGTGGGCGGTGTGATGTATCAACTGCCGCTCGGCGGGCTCTGGCTGCTCGTGGCCGTCGTACCGCTGGCGGGCGCGGCCCTGGCCGGTCTCGGCGCGGCGCTGGGCCTGCTCGCTCCGAAGCCGGAGATCGCCACGCTCTGCGGTCAGCTCGGGATGTCGGCGGCGCTCCTGCTGGGCGTGCTGCCCGGGGACCGGCTGCCGCAGCCCGTGGGTCTGCTACGTGATCTGCTGCCGTCTACGTATGGAGTCGAGGCGCTGACCCGGGCGTTCGAGACGCGGCCCGACTGGCTCCACGCGGCGCTGGATCTGGGCGTGTGCGCGGCCGTGGGGGTGGCGTCGCTGGCGCTGGCGACCTGGGCGTACCGGCGGGCCGCGGTGCGCTGA
- the dnaE gene encoding DNA polymerase III subunit alpha: protein MTDQPFTHLHVHTQYSLLDGAARLKDMFKACEQMGMSHIAMTDHGNLHGAYDFFHQAKDAGVTPIMGIEAYVAPDHRRNMRPVKWGTPHQKRDDVSGNGAYTHMTMWARDKEGLHNLYRAQSRAGLEGFFRKPRMDRELLAEYAKGMMATTGCPSGEVSTKIRLGQLEEAVQAAGEFQDIFGKENFFVELMDHGIDIDKRARDGLEEVARRIDAPFVVTNDSHYTYEHESAAHDTLLCIQTGSNLSDPDRFSFDGAGYYIKSAEEMYAIDSSDVWQQGCRNTQLLIAERVDTAGMFETKNLMPRFDVPEGYDEVSWFKEEVKRGMARRYPGGVPQDRQELAEYEMDVIISMGFPGYFLVVADFINWAKDNGIAVGPGRGSAAGSIVSYAMGITDLDPVTHGLIFERFLNPERVTMPDVDIDFDERRRGDVIRYVTEKYGADKVAMIGTYGTIKAKNAIKDSARVLGYPYAMGDRITKAMPADVLGKGIPLSGITDKDHPRYSEAGEIRAMYENEPDVTKVIDAARGIEGLVRQMGVHAAGVIMSSERLIDHVPVFSPKNDGVVVTQWDYPSCEALGLLKMDFLGLRNLTIMDDAVKMIRNNKGVDLKLLDLPLDDPKTFELLCRGDTLGVFQFDGGPMRSLLRMMKPDNFEDISAVSALYRPGPMGMNSHINYALRKNGQQEITPIHPELEEPLKEVLDVTYGLIVYQEQVQKAAQVLAGYSLGQADLLRRAMGKKKKEVLDKEFVNFQKGMRDKSYSDEAIQAVWDVLVPFAGYAFNKAHSSAYGLVTYWTAYLKANYPAEYMSALLTSVRDDKDKSAVYLNECRKMGIKVLPPDVNESEANFTSRDDKTIVFGLTAVRNVGQNVVDSIVKCRKAKGKYASFPDFLDKVEAVVCNKRTVESLIKAGAFDEMGHTRKGLTAQFEPMIDNVVQVKRKEAEGQFDLFGDLGGDDGDDSPGFGLDVTFSEEEWEKTYLLAQEREMLGLYVSDHPLFGLEHVLDEKADAAISQLTGGEHSDGAIVTIGGIISGLQRKMTKQGNAWAIATVEDLAGSIDCMFFPATYQLVSTQLVEDAVVFVKGRLDKREDVPRLVAMELMIPDLSEASASAPVTITIPTVKITPPLVEKLGEVLTHHRGSSEVRVRLQGARKTTVLRLDRHRVTPAPALFGDLKELLGPSCMAG from the coding sequence GTGACCGACCAGCCGTTCACACATCTTCACGTGCACACTCAGTATTCGCTCCTGGACGGCGCGGCGCGGCTGAAGGACATGTTCAAGGCCTGTGAGCAGATGGGCATGTCGCACATCGCGATGACGGACCACGGGAATCTCCACGGCGCCTACGACTTCTTCCACCAGGCCAAGGACGCCGGTGTCACCCCGATCATGGGCATCGAGGCGTACGTCGCCCCGGACCACCGGCGGAACATGCGCCCGGTCAAGTGGGGCACCCCGCACCAGAAGCGCGACGACGTCTCCGGTAACGGCGCGTACACGCACATGACGATGTGGGCCCGGGACAAGGAGGGCCTGCACAACCTCTACCGGGCCCAGTCCCGCGCCGGTCTGGAGGGCTTCTTCCGCAAGCCCCGCATGGACCGCGAACTGCTCGCCGAGTATGCGAAGGGGATGATGGCCACCACCGGCTGCCCCTCGGGCGAGGTGAGCACCAAGATCCGTCTGGGGCAGCTAGAGGAGGCCGTGCAGGCCGCCGGGGAGTTCCAGGACATCTTCGGCAAGGAGAACTTCTTCGTCGAGCTGATGGACCACGGCATCGACATCGACAAGCGGGCGAGGGACGGCCTCGAGGAGGTCGCCAGGCGCATCGACGCCCCGTTCGTGGTCACCAACGACTCGCACTACACCTACGAACACGAGTCCGCGGCGCACGACACCCTGCTGTGCATCCAGACCGGCAGCAATCTCTCCGACCCCGACCGCTTCAGCTTCGACGGCGCGGGCTACTACATCAAGTCGGCCGAGGAGATGTACGCCATCGACTCCTCGGACGTCTGGCAGCAGGGCTGCCGCAACACCCAGCTTCTGATCGCCGAACGCGTCGACACCGCGGGCATGTTCGAGACGAAGAACCTGATGCCGCGCTTCGACGTGCCCGAGGGCTACGACGAGGTGTCGTGGTTCAAGGAGGAGGTCAAGCGGGGAATGGCCCGCCGCTACCCCGGCGGCGTCCCCCAGGACCGCCAGGAGCTCGCCGAGTACGAGATGGACGTCATCATCTCGATGGGCTTCCCCGGCTACTTCCTCGTCGTCGCCGACTTCATCAACTGGGCCAAGGACAACGGCATCGCGGTCGGTCCCGGCCGGGGCTCCGCCGCGGGCTCGATCGTCTCGTACGCCATGGGCATCACCGACCTCGACCCGGTCACGCACGGGCTGATCTTCGAGCGGTTCCTCAACCCCGAACGCGTCACCATGCCCGACGTCGACATCGACTTCGACGAGCGCAGGCGCGGCGACGTGATCCGTTACGTGACGGAGAAGTACGGCGCGGACAAGGTCGCCATGATCGGCACCTACGGCACGATCAAGGCGAAGAACGCCATCAAGGACTCGGCCCGCGTGCTGGGTTACCCGTATGCGATGGGCGACCGCATCACCAAGGCCATGCCCGCGGACGTCCTCGGCAAGGGCATCCCGCTGTCGGGCATCACCGACAAGGACCACCCGCGCTACAGCGAGGCGGGCGAGATCCGCGCGATGTACGAGAACGAGCCGGACGTCACCAAGGTCATCGACGCCGCGCGTGGCATCGAGGGCCTGGTGCGGCAGATGGGCGTGCACGCCGCGGGCGTGATCATGTCCAGTGAGCGGCTGATCGACCACGTGCCGGTCTTCTCCCCGAAGAACGACGGCGTCGTCGTCACGCAGTGGGACTATCCGAGCTGCGAGGCGCTGGGCCTGCTGAAGATGGACTTCCTCGGCCTGCGCAACCTCACGATCATGGACGACGCGGTCAAGATGATCCGCAACAACAAGGGCGTCGACCTCAAGCTGCTGGATCTGCCGCTGGACGACCCCAAGACCTTCGAACTGCTCTGCCGCGGCGACACGTTGGGCGTCTTCCAGTTCGACGGCGGGCCCATGCGCTCCCTGCTGCGGATGATGAAACCCGACAACTTCGAGGACATCTCCGCCGTCTCGGCCCTCTACCGCCCGGGCCCGATGGGCATGAACAGCCACATCAACTACGCCCTCCGCAAGAACGGCCAGCAGGAGATCACCCCGATCCACCCCGAGCTGGAGGAGCCGCTCAAGGAGGTCCTCGACGTCACCTACGGCCTCATCGTCTACCAGGAGCAGGTGCAGAAGGCCGCCCAGGTGCTCGCGGGCTACTCGCTCGGACAGGCCGACCTTCTTCGCCGTGCGATGGGCAAGAAGAAGAAGGAGGTCCTCGACAAGGAGTTCGTCAACTTCCAGAAGGGCATGCGGGACAAGAGCTACTCGGACGAGGCCATCCAGGCCGTCTGGGACGTGCTCGTGCCCTTCGCGGGCTACGCCTTCAACAAGGCGCACTCCTCCGCGTACGGACTGGTCACGTACTGGACGGCGTATCTCAAGGCCAACTACCCCGCGGAGTACATGTCGGCGCTGCTCACCTCGGTGCGCGACGACAAGGACAAGTCGGCGGTGTATCTCAACGAGTGCCGCAAGATGGGCATCAAGGTGCTCCCCCCGGACGTCAACGAGTCGGAGGCGAACTTCACCTCGCGCGACGACAAGACCATCGTCTTCGGCCTCACTGCCGTGCGGAACGTCGGCCAGAACGTCGTGGACTCGATCGTCAAGTGCCGCAAGGCGAAGGGGAAGTACGCCTCCTTCCCGGACTTCCTCGACAAGGTCGAGGCGGTCGTGTGCAACAAGCGCACCGTCGAATCGCTCATCAAGGCGGGCGCGTTCGACGAGATGGGCCACACCCGCAAGGGGCTCACGGCACAGTTCGAGCCGATGATCGACAACGTCGTGCAGGTCAAACGCAAGGAGGCCGAGGGCCAGTTCGACCTCTTCGGGGACCTCGGCGGCGACGACGGCGACGACTCACCGGGCTTCGGGCTGGACGTCACCTTCTCCGAGGAGGAATGGGAGAAGACGTATCTCCTCGCCCAGGAGCGGGAGATGCTCGGTCTCTACGTCTCCGACCATCCGCTCTTCGGACTGGAGCACGTGCTCGACGAGAAGGCCGACGCCGCCATCTCCCAGCTCACCGGCGGTGAGCACTCCGACGGAGCGATCGTGACCATCGGCGGCATCATCTCCGGGTTGCAGCGCAAGATGACCAAGCAGGGCAACGCCTGGGCCATCGCCACCGTGGAGGACCTGGCCGGTTCGATCGACTGCATGTTCTTCCCGGCGACGTACCAGCTCGTCTCCACCCAACTCGTCGAGGACGCGGTCGTGTTCGTCAAGGGACGGCTGGACAAGCGCGAGGACGTGCCGCGGCTGGTCGCGATGGAGCTGATGATCCCCGACCTGAGCGAGGCGTCCGCGAGCGCTCCGGTGACGATCACCATCCCCACGGTGAAGATCACGCCGCCGCTGGTGGAGAAGCTCGGCGAAGTCCTCACCCACCACCGGGGTTCGAGCGAGGTGAGGGTGCGGCTCCAGGGCGCCCGCAAGACCACGGTGCTGCGGCTGGACCGGCACCGGGTCACGCCCGCGCCGGCCCTCTTCGGCGACCTCAAGGAGCTGCTCGGTCCGTCCTGCATGGCGGGCTGA
- the ybaK gene encoding Cys-tRNA(Pro) deacylase — protein sequence MAKKKQQRQRQQQAATPATLAVSRAGVEFATHSYEHDPSAASYGTEAAEALGIDPGRVFKTLVAEIDGAMTVAIVPVSASLDLKALASAAGGKRAAMADPKAVERSTGYVLGGVSPLGQRRRLPTVVDTSASEHATVCVSAGRRGLEIELAPADLIALTGAATAAIARTGGTS from the coding sequence ATGGCGAAGAAGAAGCAACAACGGCAACGGCAGCAGCAGGCGGCGACCCCGGCGACGCTGGCCGTGTCCCGTGCGGGCGTGGAGTTCGCCACGCACTCCTACGAGCACGACCCCTCCGCCGCCTCCTACGGCACGGAGGCCGCCGAAGCCCTGGGCATCGATCCCGGCCGGGTCTTCAAGACGCTCGTCGCGGAGATCGACGGGGCGATGACCGTGGCGATCGTCCCGGTCTCCGCGTCGCTGGATCTGAAGGCCCTCGCCTCGGCGGCCGGCGGCAAGCGGGCGGCCATGGCGGACCCGAAGGCCGTAGAACGCAGCACGGGCTATGTGCTGGGCGGCGTCTCGCCGTTGGGACAACGGCGGCGACTGCCCACGGTCGTCGACACCTCGGCGTCCGAGCACGCCACCGTCTGTGTCTCGGCGGGGCGGCGCGGCCTGGAGATCGAGCTCGCCCCGGCCGACCTGATCGCCCTCACCGGAGCGGCCACCGCGGCCATCGCCCGTACGGGTGGCACATCGTGA
- the hisD gene encoding histidinol dehydrogenase has protein sequence MISRIDLRGSAVPVDGGLDRDLLPRAELDVEAALEKVRPICEDVRHRGTAALVDYAQRFDGVTLELVRVPREALDDALAGLDPDVRAALEESVRRARVVHRDQRRSDSTVTVVPGGTVTERWVPVERVGLYVPGGRAVYPSSVVMNVVPAQEAGVGSLAVASPPQAEHGGLPHPTVLAACALLGVYEVYAAGGAQAVAMFAYGTGECPPAQLVTGPGNIYVAAAKRLLKGRIGIDSEAGPTEIAVLADDTADPVHVAADLVSQAEHDTVAAAVLVTPSEALADAVEAELKEQVAAARHRERITEALAGRQSGIVLVDSLEDGLAVVDAYAAEHLEIQTADAPAWASRVRNAGAVFVGPYAPVSLGDYCAGSNHVLPTGGCACHSSGLSVQSFLRGIHVVDYSREALADVTHHVVTLAEAEDLPAHGTALKARFEGFKESRGSGGAQAPGGPDGKAPQSK, from the coding sequence GTGATCTCCCGAATCGACCTGCGCGGTTCCGCCGTCCCCGTCGACGGCGGCCTCGACCGCGATCTGCTTCCCCGTGCCGAGCTGGACGTCGAGGCCGCCCTGGAGAAGGTGCGCCCGATCTGTGAGGACGTCCGGCATCGCGGCACGGCGGCGCTCGTGGATTACGCGCAGCGGTTCGACGGCGTGACTCTGGAGCTGGTGCGCGTACCGCGCGAGGCCCTCGACGACGCCCTGGCCGGGCTCGACCCGGACGTAAGGGCGGCGCTGGAGGAGTCCGTTCGCCGGGCCCGCGTCGTACACCGCGACCAGCGGCGCAGCGACTCGACGGTCACCGTCGTGCCCGGCGGCACGGTCACCGAGCGCTGGGTGCCCGTCGAGCGGGTCGGGCTCTATGTGCCGGGCGGCCGGGCCGTGTATCCCTCGTCGGTCGTGATGAACGTCGTGCCCGCGCAGGAGGCCGGTGTCGGCTCCCTCGCCGTCGCATCACCCCCGCAGGCCGAGCACGGCGGACTGCCGCACCCGACGGTGCTCGCCGCGTGCGCACTGCTGGGGGTGTACGAGGTGTACGCGGCCGGGGGCGCACAGGCCGTCGCGATGTTCGCGTACGGCACCGGCGAGTGCCCGCCCGCGCAGCTCGTCACCGGCCCCGGAAACATCTATGTCGCCGCCGCGAAGCGCCTGCTCAAGGGCCGTATCGGCATCGACTCCGAGGCGGGGCCGACCGAGATCGCCGTACTCGCGGACGACACCGCGGACCCGGTGCACGTCGCCGCCGACCTCGTCAGCCAGGCCGAGCACGACACGGTCGCCGCCGCCGTGCTGGTCACGCCGTCCGAGGCGCTGGCCGACGCGGTCGAGGCCGAACTGAAGGAGCAGGTCGCCGCGGCACGGCACCGTGAGCGGATCACCGAGGCGCTCGCCGGGCGGCAGTCGGGCATCGTGCTCGTCGACTCCCTGGAGGACGGCCTCGCCGTCGTCGACGCCTACGCCGCGGAGCACCTGGAGATCCAGACCGCGGACGCCCCCGCGTGGGCGTCCCGGGTGCGCAACGCGGGCGCGGTCTTCGTAGGCCCCTACGCGCCGGTCTCGCTCGGCGACTACTGCGCGGGCTCCAACCACGTGCTGCCGACGGGCGGTTGCGCCTGCCACTCCTCGGGCCTGTCCGTGCAGTCCTTCCTGCGCGGCATCCACGTCGTCGACTACTCGCGCGAGGCGCTGGCCGACGTCACCCACCACGTCGTCACGCTCGCCGAGGCCGAGGACCTGCCCGCGCACGGCACGGCGCTCAAGGCCAGGTTCGAAGGGTTCAAGGAGTCCAGGGGCTCCGGCGGGGCGCAGGCTCCCGGCGGGCCCGACGGAAAGGCGCCGCAGAGCAAGTGA